The proteins below come from a single Portunus trituberculatus isolate SZX2019 chromosome 4, ASM1759143v1, whole genome shotgun sequence genomic window:
- the LOC123511987 gene encoding uncharacterized protein LOC123511987 isoform X1, producing the protein MATRTHGPPSTSLLSSWAVCNPSKPSEVLLGVSCSPLEPSEVLLGPLAVLSSIHKSSWGLLQSFQPFRNPPGPCAVLTSLHKSTWDLLQSFQAFRNPLGASCSPPESAAVCVTRQQGGGGGGGYDVILDAGRKR; encoded by the exons TCCTCCTGGGCCGTGTGCAATCCTTCCAAGCCTTCAGAAGTTCTCCTGGGGGTCTCCTGCAGTCCTCTTGAGCCTTCAGAAGTCCTCCTGGGACCTCTTGCAGTCCTGTCAAGCATTCATAAGTCCTCCTGGGGCCTCCTACAGTCCTTCCAACCCTTCAGAAATCCTCCTGGGCCTTGTGCAGTCCTTACAAGTCTTCACAAGTCCACCTGGGACCTCTTGCAGTCCTTCCAAGCCTTCAGAAATCCTCTTGGGGCCTCCTGCAGTCCACCtgagtctgctgctgtttgtgttACAag gcagcaaggtggtggtggtggtggtggttacgatGTGATACTGgatgcaggaaggaagagatga
- the LOC123511987 gene encoding uncharacterized protein LOC123511987 isoform X2, whose product MATRTHGPPSTSLLMLRPCPPGPCAILPSLQKFSWGSPAVLLSLQKSSWDLLQSCQAFISPPGASYSPSNPSEILLGLVQSLQVFTSPPGTSCSPSKPSEILLGPPAVHLSLLLFVLQGSKVVVVVVVTM is encoded by the exons ATGTTACGTCCTTG TCCTCCTGGGCCGTGTGCAATCCTTCCAAGCCTTCAGAAGTTCTCCTGGGGGTCTCCTGCAGTCCTCTTGAGCCTTCAGAAGTCCTCCTGGGACCTCTTGCAGTCCTGTCAAGCATTCATAAGTCCTCCTGGGGCCTCCTACAGTCCTTCCAACCCTTCAGAAATCCTCCTGGGCCTTGTGCAGTCCTTACAAGTCTTCACAAGTCCACCTGGGACCTCTTGCAGTCCTTCCAAGCCTTCAGAAATCCTCTTGGGGCCTCCTGCAGTCCACCtgagtctgctgctgtttgtgttACAag gcagcaaggtggtggtggtggtggtggttacgatGTGA